In a single window of the Nitrospira sp. MA-1 genome:
- a CDS encoding HAMP domain-containing sensor histidine kinase: protein MLPRLSIFWRLTLGYLTILALVVGVNLYILHQFRALTELGAELATHHFPAVETAKRLITSLYAQLKSDKQYLVLRDTALLKDFLQEAENFRKTLKALEDQENPGSTLELLAETKELHEEFHTLFLSVGVEQADRSPQAIARYEQNRDTLITAITQSITAYITSQEASVGAILKDSHLRSVQAQEITKQLLVMALVLGLGLAGIASYSILRPLRRVKAQIRRIGQGQFGGTISLSVPQELRELVGQVNWMGEKLQKLDEMKSEFLANISHELRTPLTSIREGSQLLLDGIPGTLTKDQRETLTIISESSQRLNHLIGNLLDLSRMEADMVSYNFSPTDLNRLAVRSTEKVKFLAERKNIHLTLDLFQNKVRFYDLDGPRMEQVLENLLSNAIKFSPEGTTVLIRSRPESSGEGLQFTVSDTGPGIPEADLPHIFERFYQGKTQEGRVYVGSGIGLALAKRVVEAHGGKIWAESILGTGTALHFTIPKRKHTGTVS from the coding sequence ATGTTGCCACGCTTGTCCATATTTTGGCGATTAACCCTGGGATACCTGACAATCCTTGCGTTAGTGGTTGGGGTGAATTTATATATCCTCCATCAGTTTCGTGCATTAACGGAATTAGGCGCTGAGTTAGCAACGCACCATTTTCCGGCAGTGGAAACGGCAAAACGACTCATTACCAGTCTGTATGCGCAATTAAAAAGTGATAAGCAATACTTGGTGCTTCGGGATACGGCCCTTCTGAAGGATTTCCTTCAGGAAGCTGAAAATTTTCGCAAAACCTTGAAAGCCCTTGAGGATCAGGAAAATCCTGGCAGTACGCTTGAATTGCTTGCGGAAACCAAAGAACTGCATGAAGAATTTCATACCTTATTTTTGAGCGTTGGCGTTGAACAAGCCGACCGTTCTCCTCAGGCTATCGCCAGATATGAACAAAACCGGGATACGTTGATTACTGCCATAACCCAATCCATCACAGCCTATATTACTTCTCAGGAAGCCAGTGTTGGCGCGATTCTCAAGGATTCTCATCTTCGCTCGGTACAGGCCCAGGAAATTACAAAACAGCTTCTCGTGATGGCGTTGGTTCTAGGTCTTGGCTTGGCCGGAATCGCCAGCTATAGTATTCTTCGCCCCCTTCGACGAGTCAAAGCGCAAATCCGCCGAATTGGACAAGGTCAATTTGGAGGCACAATCTCCTTGTCTGTTCCCCAGGAGTTACGCGAACTGGTCGGCCAGGTAAATTGGATGGGCGAAAAACTACAAAAGTTAGATGAGATGAAGTCGGAATTCCTGGCAAATATATCCCATGAGTTGAGGACGCCGTTAACATCTATTCGTGAGGGCTCACAGCTTCTGCTCGATGGCATTCCTGGAACGTTGACCAAGGACCAACGAGAAACGCTCACCATTATTTCTGAAAGCAGCCAACGACTCAATCACTTGATCGGGAATCTTTTAGATTTATCCCGGATGGAAGCCGACATGGTTTCCTATAATTTTAGTCCCACCGACTTGAATCGTTTGGCCGTTCGATCGACAGAAAAGGTGAAATTTCTTGCGGAACGCAAAAATATTCATCTGACCCTCGATTTGTTTCAGAACAAGGTGAGGTTCTATGATCTGGATGGACCGAGGATGGAACAGGTGCTGGAAAATCTTTTATCCAATGCCATTAAATTTAGTCCTGAAGGAACGACGGTGTTGATTCGATCGAGGCCAGAAAGTTCAGGAGAAGGGTTGCAATTTACCGTGTCTGATACGGGACCAGGAATTCCCGAAGCCGATTTGCCTCATATCTTTGAACGATTTTACCAGGGGAAAACCCAAGAAGGTCGTGTGTATGTGGGGAGTGGGATTGGGCTGGCTTTGGCGAAGCGTGTGGTGGAAGCCCATGGTGGAAAAATTTGGGCGGAGAGCATTCTTGGAACCGGGACGGCGTTGCATTTTACCATTCCGAAGCGAAAACATACGGGGACTGTCTCTTGA
- a CDS encoding ATP-binding protein, translating into MSVWVFPSILTAGVSLFLATIIFWRRKDGAHFFPLLFLMVVMVWIHGLNVIQEALPAHLIISRKLILIGEIILPVMIGYVGYSLLQEFSLNSLALGKGWWKVIAGGAALLAMLIIGIPDGFMQVNSEREVVFKRPEGLMVWGFIVLASCVAIFQLERMLKSFPDPLQYRLKYVLIGLGGLACISIAQAFHVAVASVWKQEDVWAGEIASFISLVVMALGLRRWPGPQVIQKIQISHHAVYASLAVVCVSGYFVLVAMVIALVQKTGWEVKESLGVILSFLAVMGLVIAVLSRRIRVEFQQFISRHFLKNKYDYREKWIEVTEMFAACPDVQQILNRYLECLSRTFGTSRVTIWKYFDVDGRYHQIRTERRRRKLTENGWSPNISEPIPIPETHPLIQQLKAQQEPLFVQAGQPAAEDSREFLDVTHAHVCVPLVTGQGRLLGFCTLSQESAYECYDQDDFYLLRAIAHHVTMLLIQFELLEERSSSAKWEAVHRFSAFYLHDLKNLASSLSLVAQNAAQYGSNVEFQTSAMQTVKNTSQRIIDLMGELSRQAKEPNLGEGTVTESVDVNLLIQDTLAAVNDPGCQTNFTPGLEVPVLQLKKEAIKQVFLNLILNARQATDRNGTLDISTAYDGEQVIVELVDSGGGIPAAQLEKIFQPFKSSKKNGLGVGLFQCKRIIEDHHGVIHIESQEGRGTTVIVTFPVQSADNASSVVFGVSNAGVKSDSGRNE; encoded by the coding sequence ATGAGTGTGTGGGTTTTTCCATCTATTCTCACGGCAGGAGTCTCCCTGTTTTTGGCGACGATCATATTTTGGAGGAGAAAGGATGGTGCTCATTTTTTTCCTTTACTCTTCCTGATGGTGGTTATGGTTTGGATCCATGGGCTGAATGTCATTCAAGAGGCGTTGCCAGCCCATCTCATTATTTCCAGGAAATTAATTCTCATTGGTGAGATAATTCTGCCGGTTATGATCGGCTATGTCGGGTATTCATTATTACAGGAATTTTCTCTTAATTCCTTGGCACTGGGCAAAGGGTGGTGGAAGGTCATCGCCGGTGGGGCTGCTCTCTTAGCAATGTTGATCATAGGTATTCCAGATGGATTCATGCAGGTCAATTCAGAAAGGGAAGTTGTTTTCAAAAGACCAGAGGGTTTGATGGTCTGGGGGTTTATTGTATTGGCCTCGTGTGTGGCAATATTTCAGTTGGAACGTATGCTCAAATCTTTTCCAGATCCCCTGCAATATCGATTGAAATACGTGTTAATTGGATTGGGAGGTCTGGCTTGTATATCCATCGCACAGGCTTTTCATGTGGCCGTGGCTTCGGTGTGGAAACAGGAAGATGTGTGGGCGGGGGAAATCGCATCGTTCATTTCTCTGGTTGTCATGGCACTGGGGTTAAGGCGATGGCCAGGACCCCAGGTGATCCAGAAAATTCAAATCAGTCACCATGCAGTATACGCCTCACTGGCCGTGGTGTGTGTCAGCGGGTATTTCGTTCTTGTGGCTATGGTGATCGCACTGGTGCAAAAAACCGGTTGGGAGGTCAAGGAATCACTGGGTGTGATCCTTAGTTTTCTTGCCGTTATGGGGTTGGTGATTGCCGTGCTTTCCAGGCGTATTCGTGTCGAGTTTCAGCAATTCATTTCTCGTCATTTTTTAAAAAATAAATATGATTATCGAGAAAAATGGATAGAGGTTACCGAGATGTTTGCGGCTTGTCCGGATGTCCAACAAATTTTGAATCGGTACCTTGAGTGTCTCAGTCGAACATTTGGAACCTCTCGAGTCACAATTTGGAAATATTTTGATGTTGACGGCCGCTATCATCAAATACGAACGGAACGGCGTCGAAGAAAGTTGACGGAGAATGGTTGGTCACCGAATATTTCAGAACCGATTCCCATTCCTGAAACTCACCCTCTTATTCAACAGTTGAAAGCACAGCAAGAACCCTTGTTTGTACAGGCGGGTCAGCCGGCGGCCGAGGATTCGAGAGAATTTCTTGATGTCACTCACGCCCATGTGTGTGTGCCTTTGGTGACTGGACAGGGCAGACTGCTCGGGTTTTGTACGCTTAGTCAGGAATCGGCATATGAATGCTATGATCAGGACGATTTTTATTTACTGAGAGCCATTGCGCACCATGTGACAATGCTGCTCATTCAATTTGAGTTGCTTGAAGAGCGCAGTTCATCCGCCAAATGGGAAGCGGTGCATCGGTTCTCTGCATTTTATTTACATGATTTAAAAAACTTGGCCTCGAGTTTATCTCTTGTGGCTCAGAATGCTGCTCAATACGGGAGTAATGTTGAATTTCAGACATCTGCAATGCAGACCGTTAAAAATACGTCTCAGCGAATTATTGATTTAATGGGGGAATTGTCTCGTCAGGCGAAGGAACCAAATCTGGGTGAAGGAACCGTTACGGAATCAGTGGATGTGAATCTGTTAATTCAGGATACACTGGCTGCCGTAAATGACCCTGGATGCCAAACGAATTTTACACCAGGGCTAGAGGTTCCCGTCCTTCAGCTCAAAAAGGAGGCAATCAAACAGGTTTTCTTAAATTTGATCCTTAATGCGCGTCAGGCGACCGACCGGAATGGTACGCTTGATATTTCTACCGCCTATGATGGTGAGCAGGTGATCGTTGAACTGGTCGATTCGGGGGGTGGGATCCCTGCGGCCCAGCTTGAAAAAATTTTCCAGCCATTTAAAAGTTCCAAAAAAAATGGATTGGGTGTGGGGCTGTTTCAATGTAAGCGAATTATCGAGGACCATCATGGCGTGATTCACATTGAGAGCCAGGAAGGGCGAGGTACGACAGTAATTGTTACATTTCCGGTACAAAGTGCCGATAACGCAAGTAGTGTGGTGTTTGGTGTTTCTAATGCCGGGGTAAAGTCTGACTCAGGAAGAAACGAATGA
- the prsR gene encoding PEP-CTERM-box response regulator transcription factor yields the protein MTMKSDPLAESSRLPSLLLVDDHPEILEQMKWGLKSSYMIYEADQRVAAVDILQREKISLVTLDLGLPPDTGGVTEGLAALEQLLAVNPLVKVVVITGNQDRANALKAIQLGAYDFLEKPVDLEVLKVVLQRAGYLAGLEKENQKLLDREAKRGFPEIIGSSPVMVKVFDTIRRVAGSDISILIVGESGTGKELVARAIHQQSHRKDGPFIAINCGAIPETLLESELFGHEKGAFTGAHLQRPGRIESSQGGTLFLDEIGEISPALQVKLLRVLQERSIERVGGRVEIPVDTRVLAATNMDLQLAMKDGRFREDLYYRLNTVTITAPPLRERGGDIVMLGKSLLQRYSEEAKKKISGFTREALLSLEQYHWPGNIRELENRIRRAVTLTDNPRIAPEDLDLPEPDESQVGLTLKVARDTVEKRVIEQTLAKTGGNITKAATILAVSRPTLHDLISRHHIKK from the coding sequence ATGACCATGAAGTCTGATCCTCTTGCCGAATCTTCACGTCTTCCTTCCCTGCTTTTGGTTGATGACCACCCAGAGATTCTTGAACAGATGAAGTGGGGATTGAAGTCCTCTTATATGATCTATGAGGCAGATCAACGTGTGGCGGCTGTCGATATTCTTCAGCGGGAAAAGATCTCACTGGTAACCTTGGATTTAGGTTTGCCACCTGATACCGGCGGGGTGACCGAAGGATTGGCTGCCTTAGAACAATTGCTGGCGGTAAACCCTTTGGTGAAGGTGGTCGTCATCACGGGAAATCAAGATCGCGCCAATGCGCTCAAGGCGATTCAATTGGGCGCATATGATTTCTTGGAAAAGCCGGTAGATTTGGAGGTGTTAAAAGTCGTTCTTCAGCGGGCCGGGTATTTGGCTGGCCTGGAAAAAGAAAATCAAAAGCTTCTGGACCGTGAGGCGAAACGAGGATTTCCAGAAATTATTGGAAGCAGCCCGGTTATGGTTAAAGTGTTCGATACTATCCGGCGAGTGGCCGGGTCGGATATTTCTATTCTTATTGTTGGGGAAAGTGGCACCGGGAAGGAGTTAGTGGCTCGGGCGATTCATCAGCAAAGCCACAGAAAGGATGGCCCGTTTATCGCGATTAATTGTGGGGCTATTCCCGAAACGTTGCTAGAAAGTGAGTTGTTTGGGCATGAGAAAGGTGCGTTTACCGGGGCTCATCTCCAGCGTCCAGGTCGAATTGAGTCGTCTCAGGGCGGGACGCTTTTTCTCGATGAGATTGGTGAGATTTCTCCTGCATTACAGGTCAAACTGCTTCGGGTCTTACAAGAACGAAGCATCGAGCGGGTAGGCGGACGCGTAGAAATTCCAGTTGACACGAGAGTTTTAGCGGCCACCAATATGGATCTTCAACTGGCGATGAAAGATGGCCGTTTCCGGGAAGATTTGTATTATCGATTGAATACCGTGACAATTACGGCGCCTCCCTTACGCGAGCGGGGTGGCGATATCGTGATGTTGGGCAAATCGTTGCTTCAGCGTTATTCAGAAGAGGCCAAAAAGAAGATTTCAGGATTTACGAGGGAAGCCTTATTGTCGCTAGAACAGTATCATTGGCCTGGCAACATTCGAGAATTAGAAAATCGGATTCGTCGGGCCGTGACACTAACCGACAATCCAAGAATTGCCCCGGAAGATTTGGATTTACCTGAACCCGATGAGAGTCAGGTTGGACTCACCTTGAAGGTAGCCAGAGACACGGTAGAAAAACGGGTGATTGAGCAAACTCTGGCCAAGACCGGTGGAAATATTACGAAGGCTGCGACTATTCTTGCTGTGAGTCGTCCGACCCTGCATGATTTAATATCCCGTCACCACATAAAAAAATAA
- a CDS encoding sigma-54 dependent transcriptional regulator yields MADERILVVDDDPSLLTLLKMRLHSMGFVVTACGSGGDALSRVQEDPYDFAILDLRLPDADGLDLMEELHQHQTNLPILILTAHGCIPNAVEAMKKGAYGYLTKPFDDKELLESIDKALTTKRMSQEIHRLQLLVNELYGLENVVARSAEMHTVLKQVAQVAKTDTTVCISGETGTGKEVIARVLHCNSPRASKPFMAVNCAAIPETLFESELFGHMKGSFTGAHQNKRGLIQSADKGTLFLDEIGEMPLSLQGKLLRTIQNREVLPVGGQVPTKVDVRILAATNKDLELAVREGRFREDLYYRIHVVPLWIPPLRQRREDIPSLAQFFLKRSIEHHGKVVKGFSPEAMQALITYPWPGNVRELENMIERAVVMSPQDIITAEFLALSPHEQSKPGSLQPLTDAKEAFEKEYLQDLLKATQGNISKAAQIAGRYRADFYKLLKKYGLHPSDRQDDAPPSNGQPGLQ; encoded by the coding sequence ATGGCTGATGAACGAATTCTTGTTGTTGATGACGATCCAAGTTTACTGACCCTCCTGAAAATGCGCCTGCATTCCATGGGGTTTGTGGTGACTGCGTGTGGGTCGGGGGGAGATGCGTTGAGCCGCGTACAGGAGGATCCCTATGATTTTGCCATTCTGGATCTTCGATTGCCGGATGCTGATGGCTTGGATCTCATGGAAGAATTGCACCAGCATCAAACCAATCTTCCAATCCTGATCTTGACGGCTCATGGCTGTATTCCCAATGCAGTGGAAGCGATGAAAAAGGGTGCGTATGGGTATTTGACCAAACCGTTTGATGACAAAGAGTTGCTGGAGAGTATTGATAAAGCCCTCACTACCAAACGAATGAGTCAGGAGATTCATCGGCTACAACTGCTGGTGAACGAATTGTATGGGCTCGAAAATGTCGTGGCACGGAGTGCAGAAATGCATACGGTGTTGAAGCAGGTGGCTCAAGTGGCGAAGACCGATACCACCGTTTGTATTTCCGGGGAAACAGGGACCGGAAAGGAAGTGATTGCACGCGTGCTTCATTGTAATAGCCCCCGAGCTTCAAAGCCGTTTATGGCCGTCAATTGTGCGGCAATCCCAGAAACTTTGTTCGAAAGCGAGTTGTTCGGACACATGAAGGGTTCCTTTACCGGAGCCCATCAAAACAAGCGGGGTTTAATCCAAAGTGCCGATAAAGGGACATTATTTTTAGATGAAATAGGTGAAATGCCGCTGTCATTGCAAGGGAAACTCCTGCGAACTATTCAAAATCGGGAAGTGTTGCCTGTCGGCGGTCAGGTGCCTACAAAGGTGGATGTGAGGATTCTGGCTGCAACCAATAAGGATCTGGAATTAGCTGTGCGGGAGGGACGATTTCGGGAAGATCTGTATTATCGAATTCACGTCGTTCCCTTGTGGATTCCCCCGCTTCGTCAACGTCGGGAGGATATTCCTTCTCTCGCCCAGTTTTTTCTTAAGCGGAGTATTGAGCATCATGGGAAAGTCGTCAAAGGATTTTCACCGGAAGCTATGCAGGCCTTAATTACCTATCCGTGGCCTGGAAATGTTCGAGAACTCGAAAATATGATTGAGCGCGCGGTTGTCATGTCCCCTCAGGATATTATTACAGCAGAATTTCTCGCCCTTTCTCCCCACGAACAAAGCAAGCCAGGGAGTCTTCAACCATTAACTGATGCGAAGGAAGCGTTTGAGAAGGAGTACCTCCAGGATCTGCTCAAGGCCACACAAGGGAATATCTCCAAGGCAGCACAAATTGCCGGTCGCTATCGGGCGGATTTTTATAAACTGCTTAAAAAATATGGCCTGCATCCTTCCGATAGACAGGATGACGCGCCTCCTTCAAACGGCCAACCAGGACTTCAGTAA
- the argJ gene encoding bifunctional glutamate N-acetyltransferase/amino-acid acetyltransferase ArgJ, which translates to MSKRVKGGITAPQGFVAAGMHSGIKKTKQLDLTMIMSEKPGPIAGVFTSNRLPAAPVILDRLYLKRGMGQAFIINSGNANAFTGQEGLAHAREMGQRVADQLIIPLHHVFIGSTGVIGVPLPISAIRSGIPILISRLRKAGHREAAKAIMTTDTCPKEIAIQDRIGGKTVTIGGIAKGSGMIHPDMATMLAYITTDAAIDQKTLQATFRAVTKQTFNCISVDGETSTNDTALCLANGKAGNLTIKTGTTAHGKFEALLFQVCHHLAMEIVRDGEGATKIIEFQITQASSDRAAKQFANTLATSPLVKTAIFGTDPNWGRIVAALGRADAPVKAEKLLIEFNKIPIVQNGKGLGPQVERRIKQEMKKPFLTISISLGMGKGSSKIWTTDLTYDYVKINASYRS; encoded by the coding sequence ATGTCTAAACGCGTAAAAGGTGGGATCACTGCCCCCCAAGGTTTCGTAGCAGCAGGCATGCACTCAGGCATTAAAAAGACCAAGCAGCTTGATCTGACCATGATCATGTCAGAGAAGCCTGGACCCATCGCCGGGGTGTTCACCTCTAACAGGCTCCCTGCCGCTCCGGTGATTCTCGACCGGCTCTATCTCAAGAGGGGCATGGGTCAAGCGTTCATCATTAATAGTGGCAATGCCAACGCATTTACCGGACAGGAAGGATTGGCACATGCAAGAGAAATGGGTCAGAGAGTTGCCGACCAACTCATAATTCCCCTCCACCACGTGTTTATCGGATCCACTGGTGTCATTGGGGTTCCTCTACCCATATCCGCCATACGTAGCGGCATTCCGATTCTGATTTCACGTCTACGCAAGGCTGGTCACCGTGAAGCTGCCAAAGCCATCATGACGACAGACACCTGTCCTAAGGAAATCGCGATTCAGGACCGTATTGGTGGAAAAACAGTAACCATTGGCGGGATTGCCAAAGGTTCAGGAATGATCCACCCTGACATGGCCACCATGTTGGCCTATATCACGACAGATGCGGCCATTGACCAAAAAACTCTACAAGCAACCTTTCGCGCCGTCACCAAACAAACATTCAACTGCATTTCTGTTGACGGAGAAACCAGCACCAATGACACGGCATTATGTCTGGCTAACGGGAAAGCCGGAAATTTAACCATCAAAACCGGAACGACGGCACATGGTAAATTTGAAGCACTCTTATTTCAAGTCTGCCACCATCTGGCCATGGAAATTGTTCGGGATGGCGAAGGCGCCACCAAAATCATAGAATTTCAGATTACCCAGGCTTCCAGTGACCGGGCCGCGAAACAATTTGCCAATACTCTAGCCACCTCCCCTTTAGTCAAAACCGCTATTTTTGGCACGGATCCCAACTGGGGGAGAATTGTGGCCGCATTGGGACGGGCAGATGCCCCTGTTAAAGCGGAGAAACTCCTTATCGAATTCAATAAGATTCCCATTGTCCAAAATGGGAAAGGGCTGGGTCCTCAGGTCGAACGACGAATTAAACAGGAAATGAAGAAGCCCTTCCTGACGATTTCCATTTCACTCGGAATGGGAAAGGGCTCCTCCAAGATTTGGACCACGGATTTGACCTACGATTACGTGAAAATCAACGCATCCTATCGATCGTAA
- a CDS encoding Ig-like domain-containing protein gives MPTNPSSPSTTVSGLSAGTTYGFIATAFDTAGNESAPSTERQISVPTGTSPPAPSTLNISNLTVSSGKTYVVPPSGLQIGGTVYIDRTYTFTTVPTLVQGARYIQTANNDKAATNSTFLSFTVNQPVSVYVAHGDRITSKPSWLSTFTDTGANLVTSDATFSLFVRSFPAGTITLGGNASGGGFSMYSVIVKPQSGTPGDTTSPTVTLTAPSAGTVSGTVTVSASASDNVGVAGVQFRLQGANLGPEDTTNPYNTSWNTTTVPNGSYTLTAIARDAAGNTKTATARTVTVSNTSTPPADTTAPTVTLTAPSAGTVSGTVTVTASASDNVGVAGVQFRLQGANLGPEDTTNPYSTSWNTTTMPNGSYTLTGIARDAAGNTTTSASRTVTVSNASPPPAPPPSSPLNISNLAVSSGKAYVLPTSGLQAGATVYIDRAYTFATVPTLVQGATYIRTANDDKAATNTAFLSFTVNQPVSVYVAHGDRITSKPSWLSTFTDTGTNLVTSDATFSLFVRSFPAGTITLGGNASGGCCSMYSVSIKPEGGNAPPAGDTTPPTVTLTAPSAGTVSGTVTVSASASDNVGVTGVQFRLQGANLGPEDMTNPYNTSWNTTTVPNGSYTLTAIARDAAGNTKTATARTVTVSNTSAPPPPPLSPLNISNLSVSSGKAYVLPTSGLQAGATVYIDRSYTFATVPTLVQGGAYIRTANDDKAATNSTFLSFTVNQPVSVYVAHGDRITSKPSWLSTFTDTGTNLVTSDATFSLFVKSFPAGTITLGGNVSNNNAGNDLSMYSVIVKQ, from the coding sequence ATGCCCACTAATCCATCCTCACCTTCAACAACCGTATCCGGACTTAGTGCTGGCACAACCTATGGATTTATAGCGACAGCATTTGACACCGCCGGAAATGAAAGTGCCCCTTCAACAGAAAGGCAAATTTCTGTACCGACAGGCACGTCGCCTCCAGCCCCCTCAACACTCAATATTTCGAACCTGACCGTGTCCAGTGGGAAAACCTATGTGGTGCCCCCCTCCGGACTGCAAATCGGGGGTACCGTCTATATCGACCGCACCTATACCTTTACGACCGTTCCCACTCTCGTGCAGGGAGCCAGATACATCCAAACGGCCAATAATGACAAAGCGGCGACCAATTCGACCTTCCTCAGCTTTACAGTCAATCAACCCGTCTCCGTATATGTCGCCCATGGCGATCGTATTACCTCGAAACCCTCCTGGTTGAGCACCTTTACCGATACCGGCGCAAATCTGGTGACCTCGGATGCGACCTTTAGCCTGTTTGTGCGGTCCTTCCCGGCCGGCACGATTACCCTCGGGGGCAATGCCAGCGGTGGAGGATTCAGCATGTATTCCGTCATCGTCAAACCCCAGAGTGGCACACCAGGGGACACCACCTCCCCGACCGTCACGCTGACGGCTCCCAGCGCCGGTACGGTTTCCGGCACGGTGACAGTCAGCGCCAGCGCCAGTGATAATGTCGGCGTCGCGGGCGTCCAATTCCGGCTTCAGGGCGCCAACCTCGGCCCTGAAGATACGACCAATCCCTACAACACCAGCTGGAACACCACCACCGTCCCGAATGGCTCGTACACCCTCACGGCGATCGCCCGCGATGCGGCGGGCAATACGAAAACCGCTACAGCCCGCACGGTCACCGTGAGCAATACCAGCACACCACCAGCCGACACCACTGCACCGACGGTCACGCTGACGGCCCCCAGCGCCGGTACCGTCTCCGGCACGGTGACGGTCACCGCCAGCGCCAGCGATAATGTCGGCGTCGCGGGCGTCCAATTCCGGCTTCAGGGCGCCAACCTCGGCCCTGAAGATACGACCAATCCCTATAGCACCAGCTGGAATACCACCACGATGCCCAATGGCTCCTACACCCTCACGGGGATCGCCCGCGATGCCGCCGGCAATACCACCACCTCCGCATCCCGCACGGTCACGGTGAGCAATGCTAGTCCGCCGCCAGCACCGCCACCCTCATCACCACTCAACATTTCGAATCTGGCCGTGTCCAGTGGGAAAGCCTATGTTCTGCCCACCTCCGGCCTCCAAGCCGGCGCCACCGTGTATATCGACCGTGCCTATACCTTTGCGACCGTCCCCACTCTCGTACAGGGGGCCACGTATATCCGGACCGCAAATGATGACAAAGCCGCGACCAATACGGCCTTTCTCAGCTTTACGGTTAATCAACCCGTCTCCGTATATGTCGCCCATGGCGATCGCATTACCTCGAAACCCTCCTGGTTGAGCACCTTTACCGATACCGGCACAAACCTGGTGACCTCGGATGCGACCTTCAGCCTGTTTGTGCGGTCCTTCCCCGCCGGCACCATTACCCTCGGGGGCAATGCCAGCGGGGGTTGTTGCAGCATGTATTCCGTCAGCATCAAACCAGAGGGCGGGAACGCCCCCCCCGCAGGTGACACCACTCCCCCGACCGTCACGCTGACAGCTCCCAGCGCCGGTACGGTTTCTGGCACGGTAACGGTCAGCGCCAGTGCCAGTGATAATGTCGGCGTGACCGGCGTCCAATTCCGGCTCCAGGGCGCCAACCTCGGTCCTGAAGATATGACCAATCCCTACAACACCAGCTGGAACACCACCACCGTCCCGAATGGCTCGTACACCCTCACGGCGATCGCCCGCGATGCGGCGGGCAATACGAAAACCGCTACAGCCCGCACGGTCACCGTGAGCAATACCAGTGCGCCACCACCACCACCCTTATCACCACTCAACATTTCGAATCTGTCCGTGTCCAGTGGGAAAGCCTATGTCCTGCCCACCTCCGGCCTCCAAGCCGGCGCCACCGTGTATATCGACCGTTCCTATACCTTTGCGACCGTCCCCACTCTCGTCCAGGGAGGTGCTTATATCAGAACCGCCAATGATGACAAAGCGGCGACCAATTCGACTTTCCTCAGCTTTACGGTCAATCAACCCGTCTCCGTATATGTCGCCCATGGCGATCGTATTACCTCGAAACCCTCCTGGTTGAGCACCTTTACCGACACCGGCACAAACCTGGTGACCTCGGATGCGACCTTCAGCCTGTTTGTGAAGTCCTTCCCGGCCGGCACGATTACCCTCGGGGGAAATGTCAGCAATAACAATGCGGGAAATGATTTGAGCATGTATTCCGTCATCGTCAAACAGTAG